AAAGGCCTCCTGCAGATCCACAAACTCCAGCCCATACCGCCCGGCCGTTTTTTTCATGATCGCCCGGTACTGGTCCATCCGTGCGCGCATCGGCTCTTCGGGATCGGGCTCCAAAAAGAACGGCGAGATAAACAGCAGCCCGCAGGCCGTGGGCAGGGTGCTCTCCGCCATCCGGCAAAGGTTCTGCTCATACTCCTCCGGCGGCACCTGCACTTGCTCGCGCAGCGGGCTGTCGAATTGCCGCCACACGTCGTTGATCCCCACCAGCACCGCCACAATCTCCGGCTGCTGGTCCAGCGCGTCCTGCCGCCAGCGCCCCACAAGCTCGCGGCTCGTGTTTCCGTCGATCCCCATATTGACCGTCCGCAGCCGCCAATCCGGGTGATCCGCTCCCAGCATTGCGTCCAGCAGGCTCACATACCCGTTCCCCAGCGCCCCGAACATCCCCTCTCCCACCGGCCGGGCGCGGCCGCAGTCCGTGATCGAGTCGCCCATCACAACCAGCTTTTTGCTCTTTGGCGTCATGCCCTGTTCCCTCCCGCCGCCAGCCGCAGCTCCCTGGGCCGGATGCACGCCGTGGCCGGGTGCCCCCCGGCGTGGCCGCAGTGGCCGCACTCGCGGGGGGCGGGGCCCACAAATTCAGTATCCCTGCCCTCCACAAAAATCGCCTCGTCCGTCACGCTCACCAGGGTATACAGCGGTTCCCGGTACGGGGCCGCCTCCCGCAGAATGGGGTATTGCTCGGTGATCTGCTGCGAGTAGCGCACAACGTTGATGTCGCTGCTCATGTAAAAAAACGACAGGCTGTTCACCGAGATATAATAGACCCCCTCCTGCACCCGCACCCCGTCCGTGTGGTCGTGGCCGTTCATGCAGGCAATCACCTTCTGCCGGCCGCACCGCGCGTTCTCCCGCCGGAAAATCTCCTGCAGGCGCTCGCTGTCCTTTGTGCCGAACACCGGGTCGGCCAGGCTCTGGTGTGAAAACACAATCGTTTTCTTATCGGTCCCCTCCAGGTCGGCCCGAAGCCATTCCAGCTGCGCGTCCCCCAACCAGTTCAGCTTTGCGGGGTGGGCAAAGTAGTTTCCAAAGCCGTAGTCCTGCAGGCCGCCCGCCAGCGCCAGGTGGTTCGGGTCGGCCGCAATGCAGTGCACCTCCCCCGCGTCAAACGAGTAAAAGGGC
This window of the Oscillospiraceae bacterium genome carries:
- a CDS encoding lipase; the protein is MTPKSKKLVVMGDSITDCGRARPVGEGMFGALGNGYVSLLDAMLGADHPDWRLRTVNMGIDGNTSRELVGRWRQDALDQQPEIVAVLVGINDVWRQFDSPLREQVQVPPEEYEQNLCRMAESTLPTACGLLFISPFFLEPDPEEPMRARMDQYRAIMKKTAGRYGLEFVDLQEAFAPLLKTYHPSFIAWDRVHPGPVGQLVIARSVMAGLERAAAGRQALT